One genomic region from Candidatus Caldarchaeum subterraneum encodes:
- a CDS encoding ABC-2 type transport system ATP-binding protein has protein sequence MAMQAIVAEGVWRFFGDNPVLRGVSLVVEEGGVFGLIGPNGAGKTTMFRILATLLRPSRGTAKVFGKDVVKEASEVRRMITYLPEEAGVYKNLTGRSFLKMVSRVYGLGSSALEKGIAISGLGEAVDRKMGEYSKGMRRRILLAGCLMVEPRLAILDEPTAGLDVEHSVYVRKIIRQYAEQGTTFIVSSHNMLEVDYLCDRIALIHRGGIVAEGKPRELTASHNVQNLEELFVKKVGEAP, from the coding sequence TTGGCTATGCAGGCGATTGTGGCGGAGGGGGTTTGGAGGTTTTTCGGCGACAACCCAGTGCTGCGGGGTGTGAGCTTGGTTGTGGAGGAGGGCGGTGTCTTCGGGTTGATAGGGCCCAACGGCGCGGGGAAGACGACGATGTTCAGGATACTGGCTACGCTTCTCCGCCCCAGCCGCGGAACAGCGAAAGTGTTTGGAAAAGACGTTGTAAAAGAGGCCTCAGAGGTAAGGCGAATGATTACATATCTTCCCGAGGAGGCGGGTGTTTACAAAAACCTCACCGGCAGAAGTTTCCTCAAAATGGTTAGCAGGGTTTATGGACTCGGCTCCTCGGCTCTTGAAAAAGGCATCGCGATATCTGGGCTGGGAGAAGCTGTTGACCGGAAGATGGGTGAATACAGCAAAGGCATGAGGCGGAGAATTTTGCTCGCGGGTTGCTTGATGGTTGAGCCGCGTCTCGCCATCCTCGATGAGCCAACCGCGGGTCTCGACGTTGAGCACAGCGTCTACGTGAGAAAAATCATCCGACAATATGCGGAGCAGGGAACAACTTTCATAGTCTCGAGCCACAACATGCTCGAGGTCGACTACCTCTGCGACCGCATAGCACTAATACACAGAGGCGGCATTGTAGCCGAGGGAAAACCACGCGAACTAACGGCGTCCCATAACGTCCAGAACCTTGAGGAGCTTTTCGTCAAAAAAGTAGGTGAAGCGCCGTGA
- a CDS encoding ABC-2 type transport system permease: MSLTPLLSKELRELLSEKTILIGVVLMPLVIFPLIGFTMAPVTMREGDIGARAAVLVVDQDGGKYAALFVEALRKTGLNPQPIQLQNDNLLQLIKNSEASAAVIIPQGFSTQLEQKNKPTVKLFLKLASSSVAEFERIGAIRDRIYTAVSLMGEALASEEDIAVSFYKSPINLSGEVVYRDQTIPETDAGQLFQQFFASTLLIPIALIIVVTTSGTIAATSIGLEKEAKTLEMLLTYPIARSTILASKLLGSTVVALLGTASLMTGLIFYFSRVTAFAGMSISFSLSPLSLVLLAVVLFFALVTTLGLGVLAGVLAGDVRGSQQLASLIQVPLILLPLLLFLSGGIQSLQQPLATIILIIPFTHVMLATQAILESSYLNILLHIGVMVVWTVAVIGLAAFMFRGERLLTLRVRLGRRRQAV; the protein is encoded by the coding sequence GTGAGCTTGACGCCGCTTTTGTCCAAGGAGCTTAGAGAGCTGTTGAGCGAGAAAACCATACTCATAGGCGTGGTTTTGATGCCGCTTGTAATCTTCCCTCTCATAGGTTTTACCATGGCGCCGGTGACTATGCGGGAGGGTGACATAGGGGCAAGGGCCGCTGTTCTTGTAGTAGACCAAGACGGAGGCAAATATGCTGCCTTATTTGTAGAGGCTCTGAGAAAAACAGGCCTCAACCCGCAACCCATCCAGCTGCAGAACGACAACCTTCTTCAACTCATCAAAAACAGCGAAGCATCAGCCGCCGTCATAATTCCGCAGGGCTTCTCGACACAGCTGGAGCAGAAAAACAAACCTACGGTGAAGCTGTTTCTGAAGCTGGCCTCTTCATCTGTGGCCGAGTTTGAGAGAATCGGCGCCATACGTGACCGTATCTACACCGCTGTCTCTTTGATGGGCGAAGCCTTGGCCTCCGAAGAAGATATAGCTGTTTCTTTCTACAAGTCGCCCATAAATTTATCCGGCGAAGTGGTCTACCGAGACCAAACAATACCCGAAACCGACGCCGGACAACTTTTTCAACAATTCTTCGCATCCACGCTCCTCATACCAATAGCACTCATAATAGTCGTAACAACCTCGGGAACCATCGCCGCCACGAGCATCGGCCTCGAGAAGGAGGCGAAAACACTTGAAATGCTTCTCACATACCCAATAGCCAGGTCGACCATACTGGCGTCGAAGCTGCTGGGCTCAACGGTGGTGGCTTTGCTGGGCACAGCGTCTCTGATGACCGGGTTAATTTTCTATTTTTCCCGTGTAACCGCCTTCGCCGGCATGAGCATCTCTTTTAGCCTCTCGCCGCTCAGCCTAGTTCTGCTGGCGGTTGTGCTGTTTTTCGCCTTGGTGACAACACTTGGGCTTGGTGTTTTGGCTGGTGTTTTGGCCGGCGACGTGAGGGGAAGTCAGCAGCTGGCAAGCCTCATACAGGTGCCGCTCATCCTGCTACCTCTCCTCCTTTTTCTCTCGGGCGGTATCCAGTCGCTGCAGCAGCCACTGGCCACAATCATCCTAATCATCCCCTTCACACATGTCATGCTGGCGACACAGGCCATTCTCGAGTCGAGCTACCTAAACATTTTGCTACACATCGGGGTGATGGTTGTGTGGACTGTAGCCGTCATAGGGTTGGCGGCTTTCATGTTCAGAGGTGAGAGGCTGCTTACGCTGCGGGTCAGGCTGGGTAGAAGAAGACAGGCGGTTTAG